A portion of the Phaeodactylum tricornutum CCAP 1055/1 chromosome 7, whole genome shotgun sequence genome contains these proteins:
- a CDS encoding predicted protein, giving the protein SIAEIASSSSDFDTLVAALGLTGLDGVLAGDGEFTVFAPTDDAFADLDSNILSRLLDPEFAANPAILTDILTYHVIAGVVHSSSLSGNADVTTLQGDTVSITGSNGGVTINGDTRVLEADVFAFNGLIHGIDNVLTFRGFTCP; this is encoded by the exons TCGATTGCAGAAATTGCATCCAGTAGCTCTGACTTTGACACGCTCGTAGCTGCTCTTGGATTGACTGGCTTGGACGGTGTCCTCGCCGGAGACGGTGAGTTTACCGTCTTTGCTCCTACTGACGATGCGTTTGCAGATCTTGACAGCAACATTCTCTCCAGATTGCTTGATCCTGAATTTGC TGCCAACCCCGCAATTCTTACTGACATTTTGACCTATCACGTTATTGCTGGGGTTGTTCATTCGAGCTCCTTGTCTGGAAATGCGGATGTCACAACACTCCAGGGCGATACCGTCTCAATCACTGGAAGTAACGGTGGAGTCACCATTAATGGAGATACGCGAGTTCTTGAAGCCGATGTTTTTGCTTTTAACGGACTGATCCATGGGATCGACAACGTTTTGACATTCCGGGGCTTTACTTGTCCCTAG
- a CDS encoding predicted protein — protein sequence MLVDRVENNEKQQQQMASSSDAMSDSSLSDDEIIEHVVHGKEPKSTYELSWVSNAIAWSGALVWPLMLTVPLLLSSMYSPISYRQVFPESWYVYDTLSNCAPKPLGLVLGILAVAVGQVFVWIFFYLFKFGYLGTDPRSIQSKGAREYIFREGLLTHIGQPEGFVLLIGYLAITWMLKLMPQSYYSFEGTIQYKELFMCLVLQDGIQYTMHVLEHIVSPAFYQMSHKPHHRFTNPRLFDAFNGSLMDTFCMIIIPLFVTANLVRHCNVWTYMAFGSSYACWLTLIHSEYVFPWDGIFRKLGLGTPADHHVHHKFFKFNYGHLFMWFDQLGGTYRDPSGFAPRVFRENV from the coding sequence ATGCTGGTAGATCGAGTCGAAAACAACGagaaacaacagcaacagatGGCGTCATCTTCCGACGCGATGTCGGACTCCTCTCTTTCGGACGATGAGATTATCGAGCACGTTGTCCATGGGAAAGAACCAAAGTCGACATACGAACTTTCTTGGGTATCCAATGCGATCGCTTGGAGCGGTGCTTTGGTATGGCCTCTGATGCTGACGGTCcctttgcttctttcgtcgATGTACTCCCCGATTTCATATCGACAAGTTTTTCCCGAAAGCTGGTACGTCTACGACACGTTATCAAATTGCGCACCCAAGCCACTTGGTCTGGTGCTGGGCATTCTAGCAGTCGCCGTGGGACAGGTATTTGTATGGATTTTCTTTTATTTGTTCAAGTTTGGGTACTTGGGTACGGACCCTCGGTCGATTCAAAGCAAGGGAGCGCGAGAGTACATATTCCGCGAGGGTCTTCTTACCCATATCGGTCAGCCAGAAGGCTTTgtacttttgattggttACTTAGCAATAACCTGGATGCTGAAGCTTATGCCACAAAGCTACTACTCGTTCGAAGGGACTATTCAGTACAAAGAACTATTTATGTGTTTGGTTCTTCAAGACGGTATCCAGTACACGATGCATGTTCTCGAGCACATTGTATCACCAGCCTTTTATCAAATGTCGCATAAACCGCATCACCGCTTCACCAATCCTCGTCTGTTCGACGCCTTCAATGGATCACTAATGGACACATTCTGCATGATTATTATTCCACTCTTTGTTACCGCCAACCTTGTGCGACACTGCAATGTTTGGACGTACATGGCGTTTGGTTCGTCCTACGCATGCTGGCTGACATTGATTCATTCCGAATACGTCTTTCCTTGGGACGgcatttttcgaaagctcGGATTGGGTACTCCTGCTGACCATCATGTTCATCACAAGTTTTTCAAGTTTAATTATGGACATTTGTTCATGTGGTTTGATCAGCTTGGAGGCACCTATCGTGATCCTAGCGGATTCGCTCCCCGCGTGTTTCGAGAAAACGTGTAG
- a CDS encoding predicted protein: protein MLNRSRQLMRNVSVKSRFSSLPGLSTASSVFSMNSKNVQIKKGSGSAYIQFVGSEYIPRVSDRVRNDLAYGLAFADESLQTLNGRQQQQLNISTNQLRAQKLGSVDRAPLPRTLKDALRHSHRAIVITEPTAPFRVVDVNRAWEELCGYSFVESKGRTLGHLLKGPDTNPLATTSLVHQLLQGEEVGTTLTNYTKDGRVFCNRLRAGPLFDGTRVTHFVGVLEEVHA, encoded by the exons ATGTTGAACAGAAGCCGACAACTAATGCGAAATGTGTCGGTCAAAAGTCGCTTTTCTTCACTACCTGGTCTCTCTACTGCATCTTCCGTGTTCTCAATGAATTCGAAAAATGTCCAAATCAAAAAAGGATCAGGATCGGCGTACATCCAGTTCGTCGGTAGCGAATACATCCCGCGTGTG AGCGATCGTGTTCGCAACGATCTTGCATACGGTCTTGCTTTTGCCGATGAATCCCTGCAGACCCTGAATGgccgacagcaacagcaactgAACATTAGCACTAATCAGCTGAGAGCGCAAAAATTGGGAAGCGTCGACAGAGCACCACTCCCTCGCACACTCAAAGATGCTCTTCGTCATAGTCACCGTGCGATTGTGATTACGGAGCCTACGGCACCATTTCGAGTGGTGGATGTGAATCGCGCCTGGGAAGAGCTGTGCGGGTACTCGTTTGTGGAGTCAAAAGGTCGAACACTCGGACATCTTTTGAAAGGACCGGACACCAATCCACTTGCTACGACTTCATTGGTACACCAACTCTTACAAGGAGAAGAAGTTGGCACAACGCTGACCAACTATACAAAGGACGGTCGTGTTTTCTGCAATCGTCTTCGTGCCGGACCTCTTTTTGATGGTACAAGGGTAACGCACTTTGTTGGTGTCCTCGAGGAAGTGCATGCTTAG
- a CDS encoding betaxylosyltransferase (enzyme involved in N-glycan biosynthesis; 1,2) has protein sequence MAFLPNRRRYTVACLFIGFALNICFLMWMSATQDTSEHFDIAGDNRMSKKGFVPDAGFPSPGELSGSTAVRLDSRDPAMNFDQSQVLNQWDGECHIKYNEFAFPDHGCLVNAPSMRAHCQLENLLIDKTKVFSESIGGEPLLSVLGQNGEGEFLRYEKGALKILRKVDHSLQPVQKSRFHYLNGVFEAVVVHPGGEALCEEKWTGTTLFITRYEYVNLYHTVTDWWNCFFSISDHTSPTNVVFLDAHPEGSLDPVWKDLFRGKIAFMNHLEMSMTCFEHARFIPPGYSAPLYPLPRPRESNCRSPVQMSSFVDYVLNTYNLSHIHRIPGRVVILERIPYLDHPRRDLNKVERLLTNLRPLAESLPQRLTPYYGVNVTVEVAALVDKPMNEQIRTIREAHVLVANHGAGLTHSIFLDDATHVVEMSCDNEFFTELISWKPNVRHHCQPILAETIPDFYWDRFVVSVVEAAIKREIGRTIKSTLF, from the coding sequence ATGGCGTTTTTGCCGAATCGACGAAGATATACCGTGGCCTGCTTGTTTATCGGTTTTGCCCTCAATATATGCTTTCTCATGTGGATGAGTGCAACTCAAGACACCAGTGAGCACTTTGATATTGCGGGGGACAACCGCATGAGTAAGAAAGGTTTTGTTCCCGACGCCGGTTTCCCCAGCCCGGGAGAACTTTCTGGATCCACCGCAGTCAGGCTCGATTCCAGAGATCCCGCCATGAATTTCGACCAAAGCCAAGTTTTGAATCAATGGGACGGAGAATGCCACATAAAATATAATGAGTTCGCTTTCCCCGACCATGGATGTTTGGTGAACGCTCCTTCAATGCGAGCGCACTGTCAGCTTGAAAATTTACTCATTGACAAAACAAAAGTATTCTCGGAATCGATTGGAGGGGAGCCGCTCCTCTCTGTACTAGGACAAAACGGAGAAGGCGAATTTTTACGTTACGAGAAAGGCGCGCTTAAAATACTGCGAAAGGTTGATCATTCACTTCAGCCAGTGCAGAAAAGCCGCTTTCACTACTTGAACGGTGTGTTCGAGGCGGTTGTGGTACATCCGGGCGGCGAAGCGCTCTGCGAAGAAAAGTGGACTGGCACAACACTCTTTATTACACGATATGAATACGTCAACCTATACCATACCGTGACTGACTGGTGGAACTGTTTTTTCTCAATCTCGGATCACACCAGTCCCACAAATGTGGTCTTTTTGGACGCGCATCCCGAGGGCAGCCTCGATCCCGTTTGGAAAGACTTGTTTCGAGGGAAGATCGCTTTTATGAATCATTTGGAAATGTCGATGACTTGCTTTGAACACGCAAGGTTTATTCCCCCAGGATACTCTGCCCCGTTATATCCCCTCCCGCGGCCCAGAGAATCAAATTGTCGAAGCCCTGTCCAAATGAGCTCATTCGTTGATTATGTCCTGAACACGTATAATCTAAGTCACATACACAGGATCCCCGGCCGTGTGGTCATCTTGGAACGAATACCATACTTGGATCACCCTCGACGAGATCTGAACAAAGTTGAAAGGCTTCTCACAAACCTCAGGCCTCTTGCCGAATCACTTCCCCAACGCTTGACTCCCTACTACGGCGTCAATGTTACTGTGGAAGTTGCTGCCTTGGTCGACAAGCCCATGAACGAACAAATACGGACCATTCGAGAAGCACATGTCCTGGTTGCCAACCACGGTGCGGGCTTGACGCATTCCATATTTTTGGACGATGCTACTCACGTAGTCGAGATGAGCTGCGACAACGAGTTTTTTACCGAGTTGATTTCTTGGAAGCCGAATGTGAGACATCACTGCCAGCCAATCCTAGCGGAAACGATACCCGATTTTTATTGGGATAGATTCGTTGTGTCGGTGGTAGAGGCAGCGATCAAAAGGGAGATTGGGAGGACAATTAAGAGTACCTTATTCTGA
- a CDS encoding predicted protein — MENERSETPVRALAHRHPSTSRIECVSQSVEASFVHRKLVPIALSKAESVFVSSNGDVIVCRDRTGPFPTGDEPDPWNGYRWQDDLVMMCCDAECDDLSTNAQDQAFCGSWRSPQGGGLMGGAPAEVASPLHTPSRAAIDSDRGKLYGGGGNFNPTSASPLSRRRKENLKNRTRTVFRSPPLKGTADEDFDEQSIVPIRSFDYSHYGGDGMGNDMIPERVSLVPRTPPSHRKVSLPTSPMSPFTSPQNDVFSTFCHGVPTFLPSFSQVKVKQVSAHPLGSHVLLISQQSLLYSYGLNDFGQLGIGIQSPRHVHGGFIMTPSIVTPLVENGGKAIACAAGVNHSLVVVVTEERRIVKSQSFDKASSSPSHHNGMESICHHQLYGFGRNDFTKIGLVSPKISKPGSSDEMECVLLPRRVALRCKVRPEGSWPASSPPQGIFAIAASAEHSAALVRRASGDVEVYTWGNALYGALGLPQQPMAGRNHLSERHRLASAVRLVPVPSFVASLSRTSNYDAQIATILFRESGEYPVNLSLGRRSSFVITSLGRCFSFGVSDDGMLGLGKNVTEAQEPSEIALPANLRHDAVVSRIFYRQPLVMTRLLWLVIQEESLLAAQTRVDWDWEKYLVVTYQHPQDYLEAFVCGISRTKRRALQPHAPFYHQLRNK; from the exons ATGGAAAACGAACGGTCGGAAACGCCAGTGAGAGCACTAGCTCATAGACATCCTTCCACTTCGCGTATAGAATgtgtctcacagtcagtagaGGCATCTTTCGTTCACCGTAAACTGGTCCCCATCGCGCTATCCAAGGCCGAATCGGTCTTTGTATCAAGCAATGGCGACGTAATTGTCTGTAGAGACCGCACGGGCCCTTTCCCTACCGGAGACGAACCTGACCCTTGGAACGGATACCGCTGGCAGGACGACCTCGTAATGATGTGCTGCGACGCTGAATGTGACGATCTTTCAACCAATGCACAAGACCAAGCCTTTTGCGGTTCGTGGAGAAGTCCTCAAGGTGGTGGGCTCATGGGTGGAGCTCCCGCCGAAGTCGCGTCGCCCTTGCATACTCCATCTCGAGCCGCCATTGATTCTGATAGAGGCAAACTGTACGGAGGTGGCGGTAATTTTAATCCTACATCAGCATCGCCGTTGTCGCGtcgaaggaaagaaaatctCAAAAATCGAACTAGAACTGTGTTCCGAAGCCCTCCGCTCAAAGGCACGGCGGACGAGGATTTTGACGAGCAAAGTATCGTCCCGATACGATCCTTTGATTATTCTCATTATGGCGGAGACGGAATGGGGAATGATATGATACCGGAGCGTGTTAGTTTGGTCCCTAGAACACCTCCGTCCCACAGAAAAGTGTCGCTCCCTACTTCACCGATGTCTCCTTTCACGTCTCCCCAAAATGATGTCTTTTCGACCTTTTGCCACGGCGTTCCGACCTTCTTGCCTTCTTTTTCCCAAGTCAAAGTTAAGCAAGTGTCGGCACATCCTCTTGGATCGCACGTGCTTCTCATTTCTCAGCAGAGTCTTCTGTACTCGTACGGCCTTAACGACTTTGGGCAGCTTGGCATTGGAATACAATCACCAAGGCATGTACACGGTGGCTTCATAATGACACCGAGCATTGTCACGCCCTTGGTAGAGAACGGTGGGAAAGCAATCGCCTGTGCGGCGGGTGTTAATCATtcactcgtcgtcgtcgtaacGGAAGAACGACGTATCGTCAAGTCACAGTCATTTGACAAAGCCAGTTCAAGTCCATCGCATCACAACGGAATGGAATCTATCTGTCACCATCAGCTCTACGGTTTTGGACGCAATGATTTTACCAAAATAGGTCTCGTCAGTCCCAAAATATCCAAGCCAGGGTCTTCTGATGAGATGGAATGCGTTTTGCTCCCTCGTCGAGTGGCTCTCCGCTGCAAGGTTAGGCCAGAAGGATCCTGGCCAGCGTCTTCTCCTCCCCAAGGGATTTTCGCTATTGCGGCATCTGCTGAGCACTCGGCAGCTTTGGTTCGTCGAGCATCGGGTGACGTCGAAGTCTACACTTGGGGTAACGCTTTGTACGGAGCCCTAGGGCTCCCCCAACAACCAATGGCTGGGCGCAATCATCTATCGGAACGCCATAGGCTTGCGTCTGCGGTGCGACTCGTACCTGTTCCTTCATTCGTAGCATCCTTATCACGAACATCAAATTATGATGCACAAATTGCGACCATTCTCTTTCGTGAAAGTGGTGAATACCCAGTGAATCTATCCTTGGGGCGACGCAGTTCTTTTGTGATTACGTCTTTGGGCCGGTGCTTTTCGTTTGGTGTCAGCGACGATGGGATGCTTGGGCTTGGGAAGAACGTGACCGAGGCTCAAGAACCCTCTGAAATTGCACTTCCAGCTAATTTGCGTCACGACGCCGTGGTTAGT CGCATTTTTTACAGGCAACCGCTGGTTATGACTCGATTGCTTTGGTTAGTCATTCAGGAAGAGTCTTTGCTTGCGGCGCAAACTCGGGTAGACTGGGACTGGGAGAAATACCTGGTAGTGACTTATCAACACCCACAAGATTATTTGGAGGCTTTCGTTTGTGGTATCAGCCGGACCAAACGTCGCGCTCTTCAGCCACACGCTCCTTTCTACCACCAGCTCCGCAACAAATGA